One genomic window of Vibrio ziniensis includes the following:
- a CDS encoding LysR family transcriptional regulator has product MDIKQLKYLIALDQTKHFGQAAALCHITQPTLSMRIRRLEEELELELITRSQRFEGFTEAGDRILAWAKTVLAAHDGLQAEAANCRGQLVGSLRLGMVPLASQNPMQLIKPLSELFPELRFQIMSMASEQIIDQLNRNQLDLGMCYIDQVNTSYFDVIEMSSTDLGILYDSRYFDFAEQEVMWESLNNIPLGLLSKGMHYRHSIDLSFGSKGLVPQTVIESNSTFHLIQAVTSGLCCAIMPLNSGLAELNEQLRIIPIEKAVVHSPLVLLKRKQEPSSALVDQCFAEAKSLFGVGKAPLAKSARIQAVR; this is encoded by the coding sequence ATGGACATCAAACAACTCAAGTATCTAATCGCCTTAGATCAGACCAAACATTTTGGCCAAGCGGCGGCGTTGTGTCATATCACGCAGCCAACATTGTCGATGAGAATTCGGCGTCTTGAGGAAGAGCTTGAGCTTGAATTGATCACCAGAAGCCAACGTTTTGAAGGGTTTACCGAAGCAGGGGACCGAATTCTTGCTTGGGCGAAAACAGTCTTAGCTGCGCATGACGGCTTACAAGCTGAAGCGGCAAACTGCCGTGGTCAGTTAGTGGGCTCATTAAGATTGGGCATGGTTCCTTTAGCGAGTCAAAACCCAATGCAGCTTATTAAACCACTGTCAGAACTCTTTCCTGAATTGCGTTTTCAGATTATGTCTATGGCTTCTGAGCAGATCATAGACCAGCTCAATCGTAACCAACTGGATTTGGGCATGTGTTATATCGATCAGGTCAATACCAGTTATTTTGATGTGATTGAAATGAGTTCAACCGACTTGGGAATACTATATGACAGCCGCTATTTCGACTTCGCAGAACAAGAAGTGATGTGGGAGTCATTAAATAACATCCCGTTGGGCTTGCTATCAAAAGGAATGCACTACCGTCATTCCATCGATTTGAGTTTTGGCAGCAAAGGACTTGTGCCGCAAACTGTCATTGAAAGTAACTCTACTTTTCACCTGATCCAAGCCGTCACTAGTGGGCTTTGCTGCGCAATTATGCCGTTGAATTCTGGTTTAGCAGAGCTCAATGAACAGCTTCGTATTATTCCGATTGAGAAAGCTGTAGTGCATTCACCTTTGGTATTACTCAAACGTAAACAAGAGCCGTCATCGGCACTCGTGGATCAGTGCTTTGCTGAAGCAAAAAGCTTATTTGGTGTTGGTAAAGCGCCATTGGCGAAATCAGCACGCATTCAGGCAGTGAGGTAA
- a CDS encoding FdhF/YdeP family oxidoreductase has translation MSQKEQIKQYNGPAGGWGALKAVTKSWWGSENAVKNIRTMLKTNQNGGFDCPGCAWGESPESGKVNFCENGAKAVNWEATNRVVDPEFFATHSVSSLLKQTDYWLEYQGRITHPMKYDSATDHYVPISWDDAYQLVAQHLNQLESPNLAEFYTSGRASNEAAFLYQLFVRAFGTNNFPDCSNMCHEASAIGMKDTIGVGKGTVIFDDFAKADAIFVIGQNPGTNHPRMLEPLREAVKRGAQVICLNPLKERGLERFQNPQVPIEMLRNGSKPTNTAYLRPALGGDMAVFRGIAKFLLQWEREAVETGGKAVFDRDFINDHTIGIDEYLKEVDATTWEHIAEQSGLELHEIETVADMYRRSERVIMCWAMGLTQHRHSVPTIKEVANVQMLRGNVGKPGAGLSPVRGHSNVQGDRTMGIDEKPSTALLDSIERRFNFKVPREIGHNTIQAIKAMEEQQSKVFIGLGGNFAQATPDTERTHLAMKNCNLTVHISTKLNRSHLVTGKDALILPCLGRTEIDVQDHGPQGITVEDTFSMVHISYGQLKPRSEHLRSEPAIIAGIAHATLGCHPIDWNWAIQDYERVRDLISETIPGFTDFNLKLRNPGGFHLVNPAAERRWNTTSGKAQFSDSALPKQLINEAVLEQGNKPDLILQTMRSHDQYNTTLYGLNDRYRGVFGMREVLFVNEEDIAKLGFQNGDKVDMVSLWEDGVTRKVQGFTLVAYDIPKGQAAAYYPETNPLVPLDSYGERTFTPTSKFIAIKLEKASSDEIQRSKVE, from the coding sequence GTGAGTCAAAAAGAACAAATAAAACAATACAATGGTCCTGCTGGTGGCTGGGGCGCACTGAAAGCCGTCACGAAAAGCTGGTGGGGCAGCGAGAATGCCGTTAAAAATATCCGAACCATGCTTAAAACTAACCAGAATGGCGGCTTTGACTGCCCAGGTTGTGCATGGGGAGAATCACCAGAAAGTGGCAAAGTAAACTTCTGTGAAAATGGCGCGAAAGCAGTGAACTGGGAAGCAACCAACCGTGTTGTAGATCCTGAGTTTTTCGCCACCCACAGTGTCTCCTCACTATTGAAACAAACCGACTACTGGCTTGAGTATCAAGGTCGTATTACTCATCCAATGAAATACGACTCAGCAACGGACCACTATGTACCCATCAGTTGGGACGATGCGTACCAACTGGTCGCTCAACATCTTAATCAACTTGAGTCTCCAAATCTGGCTGAATTCTATACTTCGGGACGTGCCAGTAACGAAGCCGCGTTTTTATATCAGCTTTTTGTTCGCGCTTTCGGTACCAACAACTTTCCTGACTGCTCTAACATGTGTCACGAAGCCAGCGCCATAGGCATGAAAGATACGATTGGTGTTGGTAAAGGTACGGTGATTTTTGATGATTTCGCCAAAGCCGATGCCATCTTTGTGATTGGTCAGAACCCGGGAACCAACCACCCACGTATGCTTGAACCTCTTCGTGAAGCGGTCAAACGTGGCGCGCAAGTCATTTGTTTAAACCCGCTGAAAGAGCGTGGTTTGGAGCGTTTTCAAAACCCACAAGTTCCAATTGAAATGCTGCGTAATGGTTCAAAACCAACCAATACAGCCTATTTGAGACCAGCTCTCGGTGGTGACATGGCAGTGTTTCGTGGTATCGCTAAATTCCTACTGCAATGGGAACGCGAAGCAGTAGAAACCGGTGGCAAAGCTGTTTTTGATAGAGATTTCATCAATGACCATACCATTGGGATTGATGAATATTTGAAAGAAGTCGATGCCACAACGTGGGAACATATTGCAGAACAATCTGGCTTAGAGCTACATGAAATTGAAACCGTTGCCGATATGTATCGCCGCTCAGAGCGTGTGATCATGTGTTGGGCAATGGGACTTACTCAGCATCGTCACTCAGTACCTACGATTAAAGAAGTTGCGAACGTGCAAATGTTGCGCGGCAACGTAGGTAAGCCCGGAGCAGGTCTTTCTCCTGTTCGTGGGCACAGTAACGTACAAGGTGACCGTACTATGGGTATTGATGAGAAACCATCAACTGCCCTTTTAGATAGCATTGAGCGTCGCTTCAATTTTAAAGTACCACGCGAGATTGGTCACAACACCATCCAAGCGATCAAAGCAATGGAAGAGCAACAGTCGAAAGTGTTCATTGGTTTAGGTGGAAACTTTGCCCAGGCGACACCGGATACTGAGCGTACTCACCTTGCAATGAAAAACTGTAATCTGACCGTTCATATCTCAACGAAACTCAACCGCTCTCACCTAGTGACGGGTAAAGATGCCCTTATCCTTCCTTGCTTAGGACGTACAGAAATTGATGTTCAAGATCATGGACCACAAGGTATCACGGTTGAAGACACATTCAGTATGGTTCATATCTCCTATGGTCAATTGAAACCTCGCTCGGAACATTTACGTTCAGAGCCAGCCATAATTGCCGGAATTGCGCATGCGACTTTAGGTTGTCACCCAATTGACTGGAACTGGGCAATTCAGGATTACGAACGTGTCCGCGATTTAATTTCTGAAACCATCCCAGGTTTTACCGATTTCAATCTTAAGCTCCGTAATCCAGGTGGCTTCCATCTGGTAAATCCAGCCGCTGAACGCCGATGGAATACTACATCAGGAAAAGCACAGTTTAGTGATAGCGCGTTGCCAAAACAGCTGATTAATGAAGCAGTGTTAGAGCAAGGCAACAAGCCTGATTTGATTTTGCAAACCATGCGTTCACACGACCAGTACAACACTACTCTATATGGATTGAATGATCGCTATCGAGGCGTGTTTGGCATGCGCGAAGTGCTGTTTGTAAACGAGGAAGATATTGCCAAACTGGGTTTCCAGAATGGTGACAAAGTCGATATGGTTTCGCTTTGGGAAGACGGTGTAACTCGTAAAGTGCAAGGCTTTACCTTAGTCGCTTACGATATTCCTAAAGGTCAAGCTGCGGCGTATTATCCGGAAACCAATCCGCTTGTACCTTTGGATAGCTATGGTGAAAGAACCTTTACGCCAACGTCTAAGTTCATCGCAATCAAGCTAGAAAAAGCCTCATCAGATGAAATTCAACGTTCAAAAGTTGAATAA
- the queD gene encoding 6-carboxytetrahydropterin synthase QueD, whose amino-acid sequence MKTEIYKEFMFEAAHHLPHVPEGHKCGRLHGHSFLVRLYVAGDVDPHTGWLVDFAEIKAAFKPIYNRLDHYYLNDIEGLENPTSEVLAKWIWQQLKPSLPLLSKVEIKETCTAGCIYTGEA is encoded by the coding sequence ATGAAGACCGAAATTTACAAAGAGTTCATGTTCGAAGCAGCACACCACTTACCGCATGTGCCAGAAGGGCATAAGTGTGGTCGTCTGCATGGACACTCGTTTTTGGTTCGCTTATATGTCGCTGGCGATGTTGACCCACATACTGGTTGGCTGGTGGATTTTGCTGAAATCAAAGCAGCATTCAAACCTATCTATAACAGACTGGATCACTACTATCTGAATGACATTGAAGGGTTAGAAAACCCAACCAGTGAAGTTCTTGCTAAGTGGATTTGGCAACAGCTAAAACCTTCTTTGCCTTTGCTGAGCAAAGTTGAAATCAAAGAAACCTGTACTGCTGGCTGTATCTATACTGGCGAAGCTTAA